One Glutamicibacter mishrai genomic window carries:
- a CDS encoding PP2C family protein-serine/threonine phosphatase — protein sequence MALKLKFAAKSDVGRIRKKNDDSAYAGEYLAVLADGMGGHVGGDVASASTVLDLVHLDHADIIDPQNALPDEIQAANLVLNELVGANPKLSGMGTTVTSLLLSGSTLHMAHIGDSRAYRLKHNNFEQISRDHTFVQRLVDEGRIKPAEAEVHPHKNVLLRVLGDSDASPELDVQQIDAEPGERWMLCSDGLTDAVPLPIIEQIIRNTADMDEAVNDLVATTLKNGAPDNVTVVMFEVVEDTADEFSEPSVQEPAPDTAQLAIAAEGDVEASASLLRHEISQRPHLLVGAAQLATQTGQIPVVTQHTGERRAAALLTHRSPAAGQILDPLESPTAHRRWMMPILLTLAAFLVVALAVWGYMWTQTQYFVGTVDNKVAIYKGVPQELGPISLSEVDTVSQVPLESLPEYSRQRVEATISADNREHAQMIIQELLVTAKQNCPVQVPGSKGSTSSNQTQLPAYCQEIMQ from the coding sequence ATGGCCCTCAAACTCAAATTTGCCGCGAAATCTGACGTCGGCCGGATTCGCAAGAAGAACGACGACTCCGCCTATGCCGGCGAATACCTTGCCGTGCTCGCCGATGGCATGGGCGGCCATGTCGGTGGCGACGTGGCGTCCGCATCCACCGTTTTGGATCTGGTGCACCTGGATCATGCAGATATCATCGATCCGCAAAACGCGCTGCCCGATGAAATCCAGGCCGCAAATCTGGTTTTGAATGAACTCGTTGGTGCCAACCCGAAGCTTTCGGGCATGGGCACCACCGTGACATCCCTGCTGCTTTCGGGCAGCACTTTGCATATGGCCCACATCGGCGACTCGCGCGCCTACCGGCTGAAGCACAACAACTTCGAGCAGATCAGCCGCGACCACACCTTCGTGCAGCGCCTGGTCGATGAGGGCCGCATCAAGCCGGCCGAAGCCGAAGTCCATCCACACAAGAACGTGCTGCTGCGCGTGCTCGGCGACTCGGATGCCTCCCCCGAACTCGATGTCCAGCAAATCGACGCCGAACCCGGCGAACGCTGGATGCTGTGCTCCGACGGCCTGACCGATGCGGTTCCGCTGCCGATCATCGAGCAGATCATCCGCAATACCGCGGACATGGATGAAGCCGTCAACGACCTGGTGGCCACCACCTTGAAAAACGGCGCCCCGGATAACGTCACCGTGGTGATGTTCGAGGTCGTCGAGGATACCGCCGACGAATTCAGCGAGCCCTCCGTCCAGGAACCCGCTCCGGATACCGCCCAGCTGGCCATTGCCGCTGAAGGCGACGTCGAAGCCAGCGCCTCCTTGCTGCGCCACGAGATTTCCCAGCGTCCGCATCTTCTGGTCGGAGCGGCCCAGTTGGCCACCCAGACCGGTCAGATTCCGGTGGTCACCCAGCATACTGGTGAACGCCGAGCCGCCGCGCTGCTCACCCACCGCTCACCGGCTGCCGGCCAGATCCTCGATCCGCTGGAAAGCCCGACAGCCCACCGCCGCTGGATGATGCCGATCCTGCTGACCTTGGCGGCCTTCCTAGTGGTGGCCTTGGCCGTCTGGGGCTACATGTGGACGCAAACCCAATACTTCGTTGGCACCGTGGACAACAAGGTCGCCATCTACAAGGGCGTCCCGCAGGAGCTTGGACCGATTTCGCTCTCCGAGGTCGATACGGTCAGCCAGGTTCCGCTGGAATCCCTGCCCGAATACTCGCGCCAACGCGTTGAAGCCACCATCTCGGCGGATAACCGCGAACATGCGCAGATGATCATCCAGGAACTGCTGGTCACCGCCAAGCAGAACTGTCCGGTGCAAGTGCCCGGTTCCAAGGGATCAACAAGTAGCAACCAAACCCAGCTGCCAGCCTACTGTCAGGAGATCATGCAATGA
- a CDS encoding FHA domain-containing protein FhaB/FipA — MNDLVLSLFRLGFLVLIWLLVLSVVGSMRRDLAVGSRARTGKPSKRALKKNPELAEPEAPARKAATSLAIVEGPLAGNSIPLSGQPIMFGRAQDATVVLDDDYASGRHARLFPQGSRWFIEDLGSTNGTFVGDSQLTRAQPVEPGQRIRIGKTVLELKS; from the coding sequence ATGAACGATCTGGTTCTAAGCCTGTTCCGACTGGGCTTCCTAGTACTCATCTGGCTGCTCGTCTTGAGCGTTGTCGGATCGATGCGCCGTGATTTGGCCGTGGGATCACGAGCCCGCACGGGCAAGCCCAGCAAACGCGCTCTGAAAAAGAACCCCGAACTGGCAGAACCAGAAGCTCCAGCGCGCAAGGCCGCCACCTCGCTGGCTATTGTTGAAGGCCCCCTGGCCGGCAACAGCATCCCCCTGAGCGGACAGCCGATCATGTTCGGCCGCGCGCAGGACGCCACCGTAGTATTGGATGACGATTATGCTTCCGGACGCCATGCCCGCCTGTTCCCCCAGGGGTCACGCTGGTTCATCGAAGATCTGGGTTCCACCAACGGAACCTTTGTCGGCGATAGCCAGCTGACTCGTGCACAACCAGTGGAGCCAGGCCAGCGCATCCGCATCGGAAAGACTGTCCTGGAATTGAAGTCCTAG
- a CDS encoding FhaA domain-containing protein translates to MGFLDNVERGLEKVVTSFFRGTSTADLKPVELTTALRNEMDRGILPISEGRSLAPNDFVVSLSTKDFETAKSWGRAVVNEMAKVTAEHATNQDYSVHGDVMIHFVSKQDFKPGEMEINGSVKETSSHVVASAPVKTPTARPVDQSSPRTTAQPRPNVRPVNEIPKVPTQKQAILEVAGQRFALNHHSVVLGRSASTDIPVDDSGVSRQHIRVETRGKTNFVVSDLGSTNGTYVDGKKISAETPIFDGSIITIGQTKIVFRLITSNNGGRA, encoded by the coding sequence ATGGGCTTTCTCGACAATGTCGAACGCGGCTTAGAGAAGGTCGTCACAAGCTTCTTTCGTGGAACCAGCACCGCAGACCTCAAGCCGGTAGAACTGACTACCGCCCTGCGCAATGAAATGGACCGCGGGATTCTGCCGATTAGCGAAGGACGCAGCCTCGCTCCGAACGACTTTGTCGTCTCGTTGAGCACCAAAGACTTCGAAACCGCTAAAAGCTGGGGACGAGCAGTCGTAAATGAGATGGCTAAGGTCACCGCAGAGCACGCCACCAACCAGGACTACTCGGTCCATGGTGATGTCATGATCCACTTCGTTTCCAAGCAGGACTTCAAGCCTGGGGAAATGGAAATCAACGGCTCCGTCAAGGAAACCAGCTCCCATGTTGTGGCTTCGGCACCGGTGAAGACGCCGACCGCTCGCCCCGTGGACCAGTCATCGCCGCGCACCACTGCGCAGCCGCGCCCTAACGTCCGCCCGGTCAACGAGATCCCCAAGGTGCCAACGCAGAAGCAGGCCATCCTTGAAGTTGCCGGCCAGCGTTTCGCCCTGAACCACCACTCGGTTGTCCTGGGCCGCTCGGCGAGCACCGATATCCCGGTGGATGATTCCGGCGTTTCACGCCAGCACATCCGCGTTGAGACCCGTGGCAAGACCAACTTTGTGGTGTCCGATTTGGGTTCGACCAACGGCACCTACGTAGACGGCAAGAAGATTTCTGCCGAAACCCCTATTTTTGACGGTTCGATCATCACCATTGGACAGACAAAGATAGTCTTTCGGCTTATCACCTCGAACAACGGAGGCCGCGCATGA
- a CDS encoding DUF523 domain-containing protein, translated as MREVPLLVSSCLAGVPCRYNGKAKTDPQIAEAVASGAAIAACAEVLGDLPTPRPPAEILGGDGNDVLEGHAKVLAINGEDLTQAFISGAQKVADLAAENGITEAILQDRSPSCGCGAIYDGSHSGTLVEGDGVLAALLKRRGLSVSTRRGQ; from the coding sequence ATGCGCGAGGTCCCGTTGCTTGTTAGTTCCTGCCTGGCAGGCGTTCCCTGCCGTTATAACGGCAAGGCCAAAACCGATCCGCAAATTGCTGAAGCCGTCGCCTCGGGCGCTGCGATCGCAGCCTGCGCTGAAGTTCTAGGCGATCTGCCAACTCCGCGTCCGCCTGCCGAAATCCTGGGAGGAGACGGGAACGATGTCCTCGAAGGACACGCCAAAGTGCTCGCTATCAACGGCGAGGATCTGACCCAGGCCTTTATCTCAGGGGCCCAAAAGGTCGCGGATCTGGCTGCAGAGAACGGAATCACCGAGGCCATTTTGCAAGATCGCAGCCCTTCCTGCGGCTGCGGAGCCATTTACGATGGCTCGCACAGTGGAACTTTGGTCGAAGGCGACGGAGTGCTTGCGGCCCTGCTCAAGCGGCGCGGATTGTCCGTTTCGACTCGCCGCGGGCAATAG
- a CDS encoding YdeI/OmpD-associated family protein: MAASKEPFEIRGTLDLVNGHRILRLEQESSDQLSSRGQVALDLLGDFAGRTVVIDPDGRRGHWLDLHAEQAPELEGEIGQQFQLSVQPSSSWPETAVPADLAKALGEASDLDETWVGLTPMARWEWVRWVGSTKNPDTRQRRVEVSISKLRDGKRRPCCFDLSSCTNPELAKSGKLIQ, from the coding sequence GTGGCAGCATCCAAAGAACCGTTCGAAATTCGCGGAACCCTCGACCTGGTCAACGGCCACAGGATTCTTCGCCTAGAGCAGGAATCCAGCGACCAGCTCTCCAGCCGGGGCCAAGTAGCGCTCGATCTTCTCGGGGATTTTGCCGGCCGGACCGTGGTGATTGATCCCGATGGACGCCGCGGTCACTGGCTTGACCTGCACGCCGAACAGGCACCTGAGCTCGAAGGCGAGATAGGACAGCAATTCCAGCTATCAGTGCAGCCAAGCTCCAGCTGGCCGGAAACCGCAGTGCCCGCTGACCTTGCCAAAGCGCTGGGCGAAGCCAGCGATCTGGACGAGACATGGGTTGGCTTGACCCCGATGGCTCGATGGGAATGGGTCCGCTGGGTCGGTTCTACCAAGAACCCGGACACTCGTCAGCGGCGCGTCGAGGTCAGCATTTCCAAGCTGCGCGACGGCAAGCGCCGACCTTGCTGTTTCGACCTGTCTTCGTGCACCAATCCGGAACTGGCCAAGAGCGGAAAGCTTATCCAGTAG
- a CDS encoding LacI family DNA-binding transcriptional regulator yields MTIAEKTGNTREPRRVTAAMVAAHAGVSTATVSLVANGKSSGRVSAKNEQRVREAIRELGYFVDSIGSSLAKGVSSLVVLVAPDISNPFFAKVIAGVRSVLASDYQLMLSVTDAGVSPSASETRKILGLRPAGLLVHAPSQEFLDEIGGNLPMVALDAPGISPKFPAVNMDVAQGARDVVAHFAAQGHTKAAYLDAITGTETLAVRREAFLEAAGDYGIEVLPSSVASSMIDVNAASTVFSQQWTIWQEAGVTALGCATDNHAFGVLHATRGLGIRIPDQLAVAGFDDLPYSATSNPAITSVQLNAQEGGRLAALKLRALLEGKDPEPLQSMLPSSLVVRGSTVIGGDH; encoded by the coding sequence ATGACGATTGCTGAGAAGACCGGAAATACCCGCGAACCACGCCGGGTCACCGCAGCCATGGTCGCTGCGCATGCAGGCGTATCCACGGCCACGGTCTCGCTGGTTGCCAACGGCAAGTCTTCCGGAAGGGTCTCCGCCAAGAACGAGCAACGCGTGCGCGAAGCGATCCGCGAACTCGGTTATTTTGTCGACAGCATCGGCAGCTCATTGGCCAAGGGCGTCAGCTCCCTGGTCGTCCTGGTCGCACCGGATATCTCCAACCCGTTCTTCGCCAAGGTCATCGCCGGCGTTCGCTCGGTCTTGGCCAGCGACTACCAGCTCATGCTCTCGGTCACCGATGCCGGTGTCTCCCCCAGCGCCAGCGAAACCCGCAAGATCCTGGGCCTGCGCCCGGCCGGCCTGCTGGTGCACGCGCCAAGCCAGGAATTCCTTGACGAGATTGGCGGCAACCTGCCCATGGTCGCCCTCGACGCTCCCGGCATCAGCCCGAAGTTCCCAGCGGTTAATATGGATGTCGCCCAAGGCGCCCGCGATGTGGTGGCGCATTTTGCCGCCCAGGGGCACACCAAAGCCGCGTACTTGGATGCCATCACCGGAACCGAAACCCTCGCGGTGCGCCGTGAAGCCTTCCTGGAGGCCGCCGGCGATTACGGCATCGAAGTACTGCCGTCTTCCGTGGCCAGCTCGATGATCGATGTCAACGCCGCATCCACGGTCTTCAGCCAGCAGTGGACCATCTGGCAGGAGGCAGGAGTGACCGCCCTGGGCTGCGCCACCGATAACCACGCCTTCGGAGTGCTCCATGCGACCCGGGGCCTGGGGATCCGCATTCCGGATCAGCTCGCGGTGGCTGGCTTTGACGATCTTCCCTACTCGGCGACCTCCAACCCTGCCATTACCTCTGTGCAACTGAACGCGCAGGAAGGCGGGCGGCTGGCCGCTTTGAAGCTTCGCGCCTTGCTCGAGGGCAAGGACCCCGAGCCGCTGCAGAGCATGCTGCCTAGCTCATTGGTTGTCCGCGGCTCCACCGTGATCGGCGGGGACCACTAG